The Streptomyces hundungensis genome contains the following window.
ACGAGAAGATCGCCCAGATCCTCGCGATCCGTGACTACGACGCGGCGCCCTATCTGATCCTGGCCACCAAGGGCGGCCTGGTGAAGAAGACCCCGCTCAAGGACTACGACTCGCCCCGTTCGGGTGGTGTCATCGCCATCAACCTGCGGGAGACCGCGGACGGCAGCGACGACGAACTGATCGGTGCGGAGCTGGTGTCGGCCGAGGACGATCTGCTGCTCGTCAGCAAGAAGGCCCAGTCCATCCGCTTCACCGCGACCGACGACGCGCTGCGCCCCATGGGACGCGCCACGTCCGGCGTCAAGGGCATGAGTTTCCGCGAGGGAGACGAACTGCTCTCGATGAATGTCGTCCGGCCCGGTACGTTCGTGTTCACCGCAACCGATGGCGGGTACGCGAAGCGCACCCCCGTCGACGAGTACCGCGTCCAGGGTCGCGGCGGCCTCGGCATCAAGGCCGCCAAGATCGTGGAGGACCGGGGCTCGCTGGTCGGCGCGCTGGTGGTCGAGGAAACGGACGAAATCCTCGCCATCACGCTCGGCGGCGGTGTGATTCGTACGCGAGTCAACGAGGTCAGGGAGACGGGCCGTGACACCATGGGCGTCCAACTGATCAACCTGGGCAAGCGCGATGCCGTCGTCGGCATCGCCCGTAACGCCGAGGCGGGCAGCGAGGCCGAAGAGGTCGACGGGGCCGACGACGCCGAGGGCGCTACTGCCGAGGCTGCTGCCGAGGGCGCCCAGCCCTCGGCCGGGGAGCACGAGGAGTAAAGCGTGAGTGGAGCCACGGGCGCCGGAGCGGCCGCTTCCGGAGCGAACGGTGCCCGTGGCCCTGCCGCGGACTCCCAGGGGGTAACGGTGACGGAGACCCGGGGCCCACAGGGCCGCGCGGAGTATGAGAGCGGGACGCTGCCCGGCGAGCGCGACAAGTCCGCGCCCGGCGGCCAGCAGCCCTACCACCCGCCGCAGGCGTATCCGGCGCCCCAGCGTGGCGCCGACGGCGTACGCCGGCCGCGCACCGGGGCACGCACGACGCCCCGTACGCGCAAGGCGCGCCTGCGGGTGGCCAAGGCCGACCCGTGGTCGGTGATGAAGGTCAGCTTCCTGCTGTCCATCGCGCTCGGCATCTGCACGGTCATCGCGGCCGCCGTGCTGTGGATGGTCATGGACGCCATGGGCGTGTTCTCCACGGTCGGCGGCACGATCAGCGAGGCCACGGGCTCGAACGACTCCAACGGCTTCGACCTCCAGTCGTTCCTGTCGCTGCCGAGGGTGCTGCTCTTCACGTCGATCATCGCGGTGATCGACGTGGTGCTCGCCACGGCGCTGGCGACGCTCGGCGCGTTCATCTACAACCTCTCGGCCGGGTTCGTGGGCGGCATCGAGCTCACGCTCGCCGAGGACGAGTAGCCCCTGTTCACGGCCGCGCGGCTATCGATTTTGGGACTGGCCGTCCCGTGCGCTAATCTTCAGAGGTCGGCGCGCGGGACATCCCGCAAAGCGCGGCGGGGCTATAGCTCAGTTGGTTAGAGCGCATCCCTGATAAGGATGAGGCCACAGGTTCAAATCCTGTTAGCCCCACAGTGACGAAGACCCCCGAGGCGAAAGCCCGGGGGGTCTTCGGCGTTTCCGGGGGCGGAGGCGGGGGCTGGGCGGACTGGGGGCGGTCGGGGGCTGGGGCCTCGCCCCCTCGCCGGGGGCGGGGTGCAGCACGCCCACTCCCTCGCGCCGGGGCCGTATGACATCCACGCGCACACGCCACACATCCGTACGCCCCGCCTCCGTACGCCCCGCCTCCGTACGCCCCGCCTCCGTACGCCCCCCTCCGTACGCCCACGTCGATACGCCACGCACCGCAGCGCCCTGTCGGCGGGTCTGGGCGGCTCGGGGCGGGTCGGGACACCGAAGAGCCCGGCAACTCGGGGGAGTTGCCGGGCTCGCAGCTCGGGCAGAGCGGGGTGCGTCAGGGGGAAGGGGTCTCGGTGGGGGCTTCGGCCGGGTCTTCCGCGGTGGCGTCGGTGCCCTTTGCCGGGTCGTCAGTCATGTCGCGTACGTCCGCGCGGTGGCGCGAGGAGGGCGAGGAGCCGTGGGCCTCCGCGCGGATGCGCTGCTTCATCGTGGGCGGCAGGGCCGAGGGGGCGGGCAGGGCCCAATGCACGCTCGGCGCAACGGAGGTGGCCGGTTCGCTGCGGTTGTACGTGGCGTCGTGCTGCGGTACGGAAGCCACCGGGGCGGCGGCCGTGGCCTGGCCGGCCAGGCCGAGCGATGCGAGGAGGGCGACGAGCGCGCCGATGAGTGCGGTCCACCAGGTCGTGATCTTGCTCGTAGCCATGACTTCCTCGCTTCTTCCGTAAGCAGTACGTGCTGTGGGGTTGCCCGAATTGCGTTGTATCCGACTATGTGCGGGGGGTACCGGGGAGGCGAGGAGCGACGCACCGTATCGACGGATCTTCCGATGAACTACACACGGATGGAGCATCACCGGTTGATATCGATCGGTGTGTATAGTCGGGCGGCAGAGGTCCCTTACGTCAAGGAAAGACGAGGTCGCGCGGTGAAGAAGCTTCTCCTGGTCGCACTGGCTGCCATCGGCGGGCTCCTCGTGTACCGCCAGATCCAGGCGGATCGCGCCGAGCAGGACCTGTGGACGGAGGCGACCGACTCCGTGCCCGCAGGTTCGGGTGTGTGAGACCGAAAGACCCGGTTGCGAAGCCCCGGCCCCACTAGGTGGCCGGGGCTTCGTGCTGTCCCGGGGGTGCCCCGGGCACCGGTGAGTTCACGTGAGCGAATAGTTGACTTGCGAGGGCAAAGGCGGGTGGGGCGACGTGCGGACCAGGTGGGGCAGGTCCGGGGCGGGGGCACGAAGGATCGGAGCGGCGGCGGCCGTGCTGGGCGCGCTGCTGGCGGCGCCGGGCACCGCGCACGCGGCCGGGCCGCCCTCCCCCTCCTACCGGTTTCCCGACGGCGTACGGGATGTGGTCGGGGGCCAACGGGACAAGGACGGCCCGGTACTTGAGGCCAACGCCGCCTATAGGTCGAGCATCAAGCCCGGCGGCAAGCTCTATTTTCAGCTGGTTCTGGACGGGAAGAACGACGCCTACGCATCGGCGGTCGCCCTGCCGGGACCGGCGGGCGCGAAGCTCGCCTACAGCGACTCCATCAAGGTGTCGATCCAGGACGCGGGCGGCGAGGACTGCGATTCCCAGCGGCGTTCGATCGGCTCGGCGCAGTATCCCCACCCCTTCGCCGCCTCGGCCTACCGCGCCCTGCGCAAGGGCCTGTCGTCCTGTCAGGAGCCCGGCACCTACTACATGGTGATTGAGCGTCAGAGCGATCCCTCCTCGACCCGCTCCGACTGGGGGCTCGACCTGCGCTACACGACCGAGCCCACCCGCAGTGACGCAGGGCCCGGCACGGCGCCCTCATCCCGGCCCACCGCGTCGCCCGCCCCGCCCCCCGGAAGCCCGCGCCAGGTCCATGGCGGGACCGGTTTCCACGACGCGGCCGAGCTGTCCGAAGGGCAGTGGAGGGACTCCATCCGGCCGGGCGAGACCCTCTTCTTCCGGGTACCGCTCGACTGGGGCCAGCACTTCTCCGCCGGAGGAGGTTTGGCAGGCATGGCCGCGCCCAAGGACGGCTATGTGGGCACCGCCCTCTCGCTCCAGCTCTACAACCCCGCCTGGGGACCGGTCACCGGGGCGTCGGCTCCGTACGACGGGCGGCGCAAGGAGACCGTGCTCGACCCGCTCGCGCCGGTCGCGTACGAGAACCGTTTCTCCCCCTCGGACGACACCTCGGCGATGCGGGTCGACGGCCCCTACTACCTGGCGGTGTCGCTCAGCCCCGAGGTCGGGCAGACCTTCGGGGCCACGCCGTACGACCTGACGCTCTGGCTGACCGTACGGGGAGAGGCGAAGGCCGGCCCCTCGTATGCCGGGCGCGCACCCGACTTCGGCTCCGGCGGCCCTTCAGCCGGCGACGGCTCGATGAAACTTCTCGCCGCCCTCGGAATCGGCACGGGAACGGTGCTGGTGTCCGGGCTCGGCGTGTGGAGGCTGCTGGCCCGCAGGCGGGCGGCCATGCCTGACCCGGGCCCGGGCCACCACGGTTTCGGGCCGCCAGGGACCCGGTAGCCGGGGCTCAGATCTGGGTCAGCGCCCAGATGCCCACGGCGAAACACACCAGCGCGAGCAGGAGCACCGGGACGGCGACCTTGGCGGTCGGCCCGGTCCGGGGGCGTGGTTGTGGTGGCAGGGGTTGCGGCGGCTGAGGTTGTGGCCCAGCGGATGACCCGAAAGAGGAGCCCTGAAAGGGAACTTGGGGCGCCTCGGCCGCATAGGGGTACGGCGTGGTGTAGGGGGTCGTCGCCGGGGTCGGAGGCGTAGGCGTCCCGTCGTAGTGCTGCGGCGCATGGGCGGCGGCTGGGGCGGCCGGCGGCGGGGCCTGGGTCGAAGGGGTAGGCGGTTGCCGCGGGGCGGGCGGGAAGGTTCCGGTGCCGAAGCTGTGAGGGGCCGGGGCCGGGGACGGTGCCGGTGCTGCGTGGCCCTGGGTGCCCTGGCCGGGCGCCCCGGAGTCATACGCCCCAGAGCCACCCTCCCGGGAGACAAGGCCCCCCGAGCCAGACGTCGCAGCGTCATACCCCACCCCCTCCCTCCTTACGGAGGCCGATGCCTCCGCGAGGCGGGACGGCTGGGCGGGACCTTCGGCGGTGCAGCCGGGGGGTAGGGGGCCGATCTGGTCGAAGACTTCGACGGGCTCCTCGTCGGGGTCGGGGTCGGGCAGCAGCTCCACCGCCGAGGCCAGCGCCTTGCGCGCCCCCGTCGCGGTGCGGAACCGGTTCTGCGGGTTCGGCTGGAGGAGCCCTGCCAGGACCTGCCAGAGGGGCTCGGGGATGCCCTGAGGGGCGCCGGGGGTGCCGTGGGCGGCGAAGTACTCGACGAGGGCCCGCGCGTCCGGCTTGCTTCCCTCCAGGAGGTACAGCGCGACCAGGCCGACGGCGAACAGATCGGCGGGGAAGTCCGGTTCGGCGCCCATCATCTGCTCCGGCGCGAAGTAACCCGGCGTCCCCACCACGTAGTTGGTCTCGGTGAGCCGCGGCTCGTCCTTGCGCAGGGAGATGCCGAAGTCGGAGAGCCGCAGATGGGGGCGGCCGCTGCCGGTGGCCTCCAGCAGGATGTTGGCCGGTTTGATGTCGCGGTGCACGACGCCCTCGGCGTGGACGGCGGCGAGGCCGGCCAGGAGCTGGTCGAGCAGGATGCACACGAACCGGGGCGGCAACGGCCCGTAGTCGCCGATCAGATGGGCCAGCGAGCCGCCGCTCACCAGGTCCATGGTGAACAGGACCTTGTTGTCGTCGGCGGCCCAGCTGGCCGGCGCCAGCACATGGGGATGGTCGATCCTGAGGGCCTGCTCGCGGACGAACCGCAACAGGGTGTGCGCGTCGCTCTGCTGAAGCACCTTCGCCGCCACGTAGCGGCGTCTGCGCCGGTCCCAGGCGCGCCAGACGGCTCCGGCCCCGCCCCGTCCGACCGGGTCGATCAGCTCGTACCGACCGGCGAAGACCTCGCCCACCCGACGCCCCCCAGGATCGATCGGACCGTTGTCAGCTCTGGTGCGCCTCGTAGTGCGAGACCGCCTCCGCGGTGCGCCCGGCGCCGTACACCCGGAGGAACTCTGCCAGTTCGGGGTGGGCGGGGGCGAGGGTGTCGGCCGCGTCGATGATGTCGCCCGCGGCCGCGACGGAACGCAGCAGCGACTGGATCTCGCGCACGACGCGGCGCACGGTCGGGGCGCCGGAACTGGACGTGGTCTGGCCGGTGTTGGTCAGCACCGAGCCTCCTTGCGACTTCTTGATCTCTTCCATCCGGTCGGTGGCCTCCACGGCACTCACGCTGCCGTCGGCGACCTGTCCGGCCAGGTCCTGGAGGGCCTGGACGCGCTGCACCACGGCCGGATTGCCGATCTTGGCGCGCTGTCCGCTCATCAGCTGCGACAGCATGGGCGCCGAGAGCCCGAGAACAGCGGCGAGCCGGGCCTGGTTGAGCCCGAGGTCGTCTATCAGTCGGCGGAAGAGCGCCCCCAGCGGCTCCCCGTACCAGCTTCGCTGAAGCTCCCTGGCTCTGGCGGTCGCTTCCTGCTGTGCTGCGTCCATTGCGCGTCTCCCCATCGCTTCCCCAGTGAGGCCGCTTCACGGGTGCGAACCTCGACGAGCATCTTACGGAGAGTGGTCGTTCACCGGGAGTCCCAATCCTTTTGCGAGATCCCCGGTTTCACCCGGTACTCTGGTCCCGCACCACCTCACCCGGGGCCTTAGCTCAGTTGGTAGAGCGCTGCCTTTGCAAGGCAGATGTCAGGAGTTCGAATCTCCTAGGCTCCACATCATGAGAGGCCCCCTGACCTGCGGAAACGCGGGTCAGGGGGCCTCTTTCTGTTGCCTCGCGGGAGCTCATGGCGAGCCGGGGCTCACTCGGGGCGAGAACGCCGGACGCCCGGCGGCCCCTCGAAGGGCCGCCGGGCGTCCGGCGCGTTCGGTACCGCTCAGTGCCGCTCGTCGCCGTCCGTGGCGTCGGCCTCCGCCTCGGCCTGCTTGGCCTCCACCTCGGGGTCGAGGGCGTCGGCGTTCGTACCGTCCACGGAGGTGAGCGGCGGGCGGTCGGCGACCTCGGTCGGCTCCGGGGGCTCGACCAGCCAGTCCGGGTTGGCCTGCTTGTCCCACCAGCGCCACGCGGCGAACGCGCCGCCCGCGAGGACGCCGAAGACCAGGAAGCCCTTGGCGGCGCGGGCCGTCCTGGCCCGACGCCGGTGCTTGCGCGCCAGCTTCTCGATCTCCTTGGTCGTCACCTGCCCGCGCAGTGCGGCCAGCGCAGCCGCGGAGCGGGCCATGGCCTCCTCGCGCAGCGGCCCGGCGGCGGCGACCGCCTGTTCCACCCGGGGCGCCGCGTAGTCGGCGGCCTGGCGGGCGGCGCGGCGGGAGCGCTCCGCCGCCTGGTGGGCGACCTCGTCCACCTTCGACGGGACGCGGGGTGCCACGTGGGCGTCGTACTGGTTCCGTGCCTGGTGGCGGGCCTGTGCCGCGGCCTTCGTCACCTTCGGCCCGACCCGTACGCGCGCTTCCTTGGCGTAGTGCTGTGCGTACTGTGCGGCCTGCTGCTTGGCCGAGTCGGCGTAGGGCGCCACCACTTCCGCGGCGTGCAGCACGCTCTCCTTCGCCGTTCCGGTTGCGGCGCGCACGCTCTCCATGCGGGTCACGTGATCCTCCTCCTTGGTGGCGGTTCGGTATGTCGCCTTTCCACCCAGCTCGAAATC
Protein-coding sequences here:
- a CDS encoding DUF6344 domain-containing protein, giving the protein MATSKITTWWTALIGALVALLASLGLAGQATAAAPVASVPQHDATYNRSEPATSVAPSVHWALPAPSALPPTMKQRIRAEAHGSSPSSRHRADVRDMTDDPAKGTDATAEDPAEAPTETPSP
- a CDS encoding helix-turn-helix domain-containing protein is translated as MDAAQQEATARARELQRSWYGEPLGALFRRLIDDLGLNQARLAAVLGLSAPMLSQLMSGQRAKIGNPAVVQRVQALQDLAGQVADGSVSAVEATDRMEEIKKSQGGSVLTNTGQTTSSSGAPTVRRVVREIQSLLRSVAAAGDIIDAADTLAPAHPELAEFLRVYGAGRTAEAVSHYEAHQS
- a CDS encoding DUF3566 domain-containing protein, coding for MTETRGPQGRAEYESGTLPGERDKSAPGGQQPYHPPQAYPAPQRGADGVRRPRTGARTTPRTRKARLRVAKADPWSVMKVSFLLSIALGICTVIAAAVLWMVMDAMGVFSTVGGTISEATGSNDSNGFDLQSFLSLPRVLLFTSIIAVIDVVLATALATLGAFIYNLSAGFVGGIELTLAEDE
- a CDS encoding DLW-39 family protein, coding for MKKLLLVALAAIGGLLVYRQIQADRAEQDLWTEATDSVPAGSGV
- a CDS encoding serine/threonine-protein kinase — its product is MGEVFAGRYELIDPVGRGGAGAVWRAWDRRRRRYVAAKVLQQSDAHTLLRFVREQALRIDHPHVLAPASWAADDNKVLFTMDLVSGGSLAHLIGDYGPLPPRFVCILLDQLLAGLAAVHAEGVVHRDIKPANILLEATGSGRPHLRLSDFGISLRKDEPRLTETNYVVGTPGYFAPEQMMGAEPDFPADLFAVGLVALYLLEGSKPDARALVEYFAAHGTPGAPQGIPEPLWQVLAGLLQPNPQNRFRTATGARKALASAVELLPDPDPDEEPVEVFDQIGPLPPGCTAEGPAQPSRLAEASASVRREGVGYDAATSGSGGLVSREGGSGAYDSGAPGQGTQGHAAPAPSPAPAPHSFGTGTFPPAPRQPPTPSTQAPPPAAPAAAHAPQHYDGTPTPPTPATTPYTTPYPYAAEAPQVPFQGSSFGSSAGPQPQPPQPLPPQPRPRTGPTAKVAVPVLLLALVCFAVGIWALTQI
- a CDS encoding DUF5324 family protein, coding for MTRMESVRAATGTAKESVLHAAEVVAPYADSAKQQAAQYAQHYAKEARVRVGPKVTKAAAQARHQARNQYDAHVAPRVPSKVDEVAHQAAERSRRAARQAADYAAPRVEQAVAAAGPLREEAMARSAAALAALRGQVTTKEIEKLARKHRRRARTARAAKGFLVFGVLAGGAFAAWRWWDKQANPDWLVEPPEPTEVADRPPLTSVDGTNADALDPEVEAKQAEAEADATDGDERH